Within the Pseudomonas sp. SL4(2022) genome, the region AATTCACGACTCAACACTTTATTGCGCTGCTGCCGCTGCTGATCACCAGTGTCACCATCGTGCTGGTGATGCTGGCGATTGCCTGGAAGCGCAATCACGCCATGACCTTCGGCCTCTCGGTGCTGGGTCTCAACCTGGCCCTGCTGTCGTTGCTGCCCGCCCTGGACGTGACGCCGATTGAGGTCACCCCGCTGTTGCTGGTGGATAAATTCGCCTGCTACTACATGGCCCTGGTGCTAGCCGCCACGCTGGCCTGTGTGACCCTGATCCACGCTTACCTGGGCGGCGAGTCCGGCAAGGGCTATCCAGGCAACCGTGAAGAGCTGTACCTGCTGATGCTGCTGTCTGCCGCTGGTGGTCTGGTGCTGGTCAGTGCGCAGCACTTGGCGGGCCTGTTTATCGGCCTGGAGCTGCTGTCGGTGCCGACCTACGGCATGATCGCCTACGCCTTCTTCAACAAGCGTTCGCTGGAAGCCGGCATCAAGTACATGGTGCTGTCCGCCGCAGGCTCGGCATTTCTCCTGTTCGGCATGGCGCTGCTGTATGCCGAGTCGGGCAACCTGACGTTCGCTGGCATCGGCGCCAAGCTGGCCGCCGATGGCCTGCCGAGCATGCTGGCGCAGTTGGGCGTGGGCATGATGCTGATTGGTCTGGCGTTCAAACTGTCGCTGGTGCCGTTCCACTTGTGGACCCCGGACGTTTATGAAGGCGCTCCGGCGCCGGTGGCAGCCTTCCTCGCCACCGCCAGTAAAGTTGCGGTGTTTGCCGTGCTGCTGCGTTTGTATCAGATGTCACCGGCCACCGCAGGCGGCTGGTTGAATGACCTGCTGACCTTGATTGCCATCGCCTCGATTATCTTCGGCAACCTGCTGGCGCTGCTGCAGAACAACCTCAAGCGGCTGCTCGGTTATTCCTCGATCGCCCACTTCGGTTAC harbors:
- the nuoN gene encoding NADH-quinone oxidoreductase subunit NuoN produces the protein MEFTTQHFIALLPLLITSVTIVLVMLAIAWKRNHAMTFGLSVLGLNLALLSLLPALDVTPIEVTPLLLVDKFACYYMALVLAATLACVTLIHAYLGGESGKGYPGNREELYLLMLLSAAGGLVLVSAQHLAGLFIGLELLSVPTYGMIAYAFFNKRSLEAGIKYMVLSAAGSAFLLFGMALLYAESGNLTFAGIGAKLAADGLPSMLAQLGVGMMLIGLAFKLSLVPFHLWTPDVYEGAPAPVAAFLATASKVAVFAVLLRLYQMSPATAGGWLNDLLTLIAIASIIFGNLLALLQNNLKRLLGYSSIAHFGYLLVALIASKGLAVEAVGVYLATYVLTSLGAFGVITLMSTPYSGRDADALYEYRGLFWRRPYLTAVLTVMMLSLAGIPLTAGFIGKFYVVAAGVQSQQWWLLAALVIGSAIGVFYYLRVMVTLFMVEPNLRRHDAPLHWGQQAGGVMLLFVALLAFFLGVYPQPLLELVQQAGLVALLP